Proteins encoded together in one Candidatus Xianfuyuplasma coldseepsis window:
- a CDS encoding cytochrome ubiquinol oxidase subunit I: protein MVEILSRLQFALTIAFHFIFVPLTVGLIILVLVFEIKYYRSDDQRFKILSNYFSDIFLINYAFGIVTGIAMTVQFGTNWGNFTVVMGEIFGSPLVLEAILAFFLESTFNGIWFFRKNQLTKKLRLIVVSMITIGTTLSAVWIITVNGFMHNPVGATWDGTQMVLNSFAELVFNPYAWYMFFHNHISAILLSGFVVLAISSWHLLKGKEEDKEIFKIAARYGSWTILITAILLPLIGNSYMGLITEVQPTKINMIQGLQTGTLEAVVRISFHIMVGLGFLFLGFGMYTVIFRKKYEASPTLQSLYVKLVPLPYIAIITGWIVTELGRQPWIIYNIMETSAGVSDVPVAQVWFSIITITLFYAILFILDYVLTISRIKKGILPRDGGVNHE, encoded by the coding sequence ATGGTAGAAATATTATCGAGATTACAATTTGCATTAACCATTGCATTTCATTTTATTTTTGTTCCATTAACGGTTGGATTAATTATTTTGGTGTTGGTGTTCGAAATCAAGTATTATCGAAGCGATGACCAGCGGTTTAAAATATTATCCAATTATTTTAGCGATATTTTCTTAATTAACTACGCGTTTGGGATTGTTACTGGGATTGCCATGACGGTTCAATTTGGAACCAACTGGGGGAATTTTACCGTTGTCATGGGTGAGATTTTCGGTTCGCCACTAGTCCTCGAAGCGATATTGGCGTTCTTCTTGGAATCGACATTCAATGGGATTTGGTTCTTCCGTAAAAATCAACTGACGAAAAAATTGCGGTTGATCGTGGTATCAATGATCACCATTGGTACGACGCTTAGTGCTGTCTGGATTATCACCGTAAACGGGTTTATGCACAACCCTGTTGGTGCGACATGGGATGGAACACAGATGGTGTTGAATAGTTTTGCAGAGCTCGTGTTTAATCCGTATGCATGGTATATGTTCTTCCATAATCACATCAGTGCAATTCTACTCAGTGGATTTGTGGTTTTGGCAATTAGTTCCTGGCACCTTTTAAAAGGAAAAGAAGAAGATAAAGAGATCTTCAAGATTGCCGCTCGATATGGTAGCTGGACGATCTTGATTACGGCGATTTTATTACCACTGATAGGAAATAGTTATATGGGGCTGATTACCGAAGTTCAACCGACAAAGATTAATATGATTCAAGGGTTGCAAACGGGAACGCTTGAAGCAGTTGTTCGGATTAGTTTCCATATCATGGTTGGACTTGGATTCTTATTCTTGGGATTTGGTATGTATACCGTAATTTTCCGCAAGAAATACGAGGCATCACCAACCCTCCAATCTCTGTATGTAAAATTAGTACCACTACCGTACATTGCAATTATTACAGGTTGGATTGTCACTGAACTTGGGCGTCAACCGTGGATTATTTATAACATCATGGAAACCAGTGCAGGAGTATCGGATGTACCGGTTGCTCAAGTGTGGTTCTCGATTATTACGATCACGTTATTCTATGCGATTTTGTTTATCCTAGATTATGTATTAACCATTTCCCGAATTAAAAAAGGCATTTTGCCCCGTGATGGAGGTGTGAACCATGAGTAG
- a CDS encoding glycogen/starch/alpha-glucan phosphorylase yields MSNYFTDEYTFLSEFKSRLERRYIIELKDASIRQKYHVLGEMVSEVIAKNWLETNLELHDIDHKEVYYFSMEFLMGRLITNNIMNLGLRDTIEKAFAMEDLDLNAIEHYESDAGLGNGGLGRLAACFLDSIASMGYPGFGNGIRYRYGLFEQKIEDGYQVEKPDDWLKEGYVWEVRKEEEAVLIPFGGYVSFEDGNAVYYPDEQIHAVPYDVPVVGNHNGMVTSLRLWNAEPTDKRPPHLNAFEYDTEIRRISGFLYPDDATREGKVLRIKQQYFFSAAGVQNIVRKHMAKYNDLSTLPDKIVIQINDTHPSLVIAELMRLLVDDYHIDWEQAWTITTNTCAYTNHTILAEALEKWPVDIFEPVLPRIYQIIEEINRRFCKGLLDSNYPQETVTKLAIIADGVVKMAHLAIVGSFSVNGVAALHTDILKNIEMRDFNTLYPEKFNNKTNGITHRRWLLHSNPELSAILDMVSDNWVYDPMELQKLVKKATTKKYRALIKKMKLAKKKALAERIYDEQGIELDPSSIFDIQVKRLHEYKRQLMNALHIMYVYNKLKSDADFKANYVPHSFIFGAKAASGYYFAKKVIKLINTIAHKVNQDPDTNELLKVVFVENYNVTYAESIMPACDLSEQISTASKEASGTGNMKFMMNGAITIGTLDGANVEIAELVGEDNIVLFGLTSDEVNSRYENGGYQPLDVYHNHVDLRLVIDQLTNGFFEDVDKEEFREISDRLLQQDHYFVLEDFESYRQAHERANELYKDEEAWFKASIINIAKSGYFSSDRTIRQYAEEIWNIEPLK; encoded by the coding sequence ATGAGTAATTATTTTACGGATGAATATACGTTTCTCAGCGAGTTTAAATCTCGACTTGAAAGACGTTATATTATAGAATTAAAAGACGCCAGTATTCGGCAAAAATACCATGTGCTTGGAGAAATGGTGTCGGAAGTGATTGCAAAGAACTGGTTGGAAACCAATTTGGAATTACACGACATCGACCATAAAGAAGTGTATTACTTCTCCATGGAGTTTCTGATGGGTCGTTTAATCACCAACAACATAATGAATCTCGGATTACGCGACACGATTGAAAAAGCATTTGCGATGGAAGATTTGGATCTCAATGCAATTGAACACTATGAAAGTGATGCGGGTCTTGGAAATGGTGGGCTTGGTCGTCTTGCGGCTTGTTTCTTGGATTCGATCGCATCAATGGGGTATCCCGGTTTTGGTAACGGAATTCGTTATCGCTACGGATTGTTTGAGCAAAAAATCGAAGATGGATACCAAGTCGAGAAGCCAGATGACTGGCTAAAAGAAGGATATGTATGGGAAGTTCGCAAAGAAGAAGAAGCGGTCTTGATTCCCTTTGGTGGGTATGTGTCGTTTGAGGACGGAAATGCCGTGTATTACCCAGACGAACAAATTCATGCCGTACCATACGATGTCCCCGTTGTCGGCAATCACAATGGCATGGTCACCAGTTTGCGGTTATGGAATGCCGAACCAACCGATAAACGTCCTCCGCATTTGAATGCCTTTGAATACGATACCGAAATTCGTCGTATAAGTGGATTTTTATATCCCGATGATGCAACACGAGAAGGAAAAGTGTTACGAATTAAACAGCAATACTTCTTCAGTGCTGCGGGGGTACAAAACATTGTTCGCAAACACATGGCAAAATACAATGATCTATCTACATTACCAGATAAAATCGTGATTCAAATTAATGACACGCATCCGTCACTAGTAATTGCTGAATTAATGCGATTACTCGTTGATGATTATCATATCGACTGGGAACAAGCGTGGACAATTACAACCAATACGTGTGCCTATACCAATCACACGATATTAGCTGAAGCACTTGAAAAATGGCCCGTGGATATCTTTGAACCAGTATTGCCTCGGATTTACCAAATCATCGAAGAAATTAATCGTCGTTTCTGCAAGGGATTATTGGATAGCAACTATCCACAAGAAACTGTCACGAAATTGGCCATTATCGCCGATGGTGTCGTTAAAATGGCACACTTAGCGATTGTTGGATCGTTTAGTGTCAATGGTGTTGCAGCGCTTCATACGGATATCTTAAAGAATATTGAAATGCGTGATTTTAATACGTTATATCCAGAAAAATTCAACAATAAAACCAACGGAATTACCCATCGTCGCTGGTTGTTGCATTCGAATCCAGAGTTGAGTGCGATTTTGGATATGGTTTCTGACAACTGGGTATACGATCCGATGGAACTACAGAAATTAGTAAAAAAAGCAACGACGAAAAAATATCGTGCATTAATTAAAAAAATGAAATTGGCAAAGAAAAAAGCACTTGCAGAGCGAATTTACGATGAACAAGGTATTGAACTTGATCCTAGTAGCATCTTTGATATTCAGGTAAAACGTCTCCATGAATACAAACGCCAATTAATGAATGCATTGCACATTATGTATGTCTACAATAAATTAAAAAGCGATGCGGATTTTAAAGCGAATTACGTCCCTCACAGTTTCATTTTTGGAGCAAAAGCAGCGAGTGGGTATTACTTTGCGAAGAAAGTTATTAAGTTGATCAATACCATTGCCCATAAAGTCAATCAAGATCCCGATACCAATGAATTGCTGAAGGTTGTATTTGTTGAAAACTACAACGTTACCTATGCCGAAAGTATTATGCCAGCGTGTGATCTTAGTGAGCAAATATCAACGGCATCGAAAGAAGCAAGTGGGACTGGAAATATGAAGTTTATGATGAATGGTGCGATTACCATTGGAACTCTAGATGGAGCGAATGTGGAAATTGCGGAACTGGTCGGAGAAGACAATATTGTCTTGTTTGGTTTGACAAGCGATGAAGTAAATTCTCGTTATGAAAACGGAGGGTATCAACCGCTTGATGTCTATCATAACCATGTCGATTTGCGGTTGGTCATTGATCAGTTAACCAATGGATTCTTTGAGGATGTTGACAAAGAGGAATTCCGAGAAATCTCTGATCGTTTATTACAACAAGATCATTACTTTGTATTGGAAGATTTTGAAAGTTATCGGCAAGCGCACGAACGGGCGAATGAGCTCTATAAAGACGAAGAAGCATGGTTTAAAGCCAGCATCATCAACATTGCGAAAAGTGGATACTTCAGCAGCGACCGCACCATTCGTCAGTATGCCGAAGAAATATGGAACATTGAACCATTAAAATAA
- a CDS encoding cytochrome d ubiquinol oxidase subunit II, with amino-acid sequence MSSLFLANALYIIIGFTWVMYLIQEVFITGSSALNLVLAKDEQERKQIQYSSGLHWDGIEVWFIASVTILLGAFPQAFAMTYTYLYVVFYLLLYALITRGIVIETLYKMDSPIWVKWNARAWAISSALIIFLFGVYITNWFYGFPLESTGLTGSFFSIFSVTSIAGGLLFFALSVTAGAAWIALTTEGELGQRGLAFVKKIGFNIMVPVLLLLVFMGYNVADRLFVGELFTAYPVLFILPFIAFACAMLVLYFGLQQDHKKLFIFSLLTMAMFVIVGFVGMFPEIVPSNVDPSSSMIIHDVVTQVKSGQIIFIVAVVAFPVIIGYQVWKYKKFATKLAKDFE; translated from the coding sequence ATGAGTAGTCTATTTCTAGCGAATGCACTCTATATCATCATTGGCTTCACGTGGGTAATGTATCTGATTCAAGAAGTGTTTATTACGGGTTCTAGTGCATTAAATCTTGTCTTAGCAAAAGACGAACAAGAACGAAAGCAAATTCAATATTCATCGGGTTTACATTGGGATGGAATTGAAGTCTGGTTCATCGCCTCGGTAACGATTTTACTAGGTGCGTTTCCGCAAGCATTTGCGATGACCTATACGTATTTATATGTGGTGTTTTATTTGCTTCTGTATGCGTTAATCACTCGCGGAATTGTGATTGAAACATTGTATAAAATGGATAGTCCTATCTGGGTCAAATGGAATGCCAGAGCATGGGCGATTTCGAGCGCATTGATTATCTTCTTATTTGGGGTATATATCACCAACTGGTTCTATGGATTCCCGCTTGAAAGTACGGGATTAACCGGTAGTTTCTTTAGTATATTCAGTGTCACGTCAATTGCCGGTGGGTTGTTGTTTTTTGCCTTAAGTGTAACCGCTGGTGCCGCGTGGATTGCCTTGACAACAGAAGGAGAACTCGGACAACGAGGATTAGCGTTTGTGAAAAAAATTGGATTTAATATTATGGTACCCGTATTATTATTGTTAGTCTTTATGGGATACAATGTTGCCGATCGCTTATTTGTTGGTGAGTTGTTTACCGCATATCCGGTCTTATTTATCCTACCTTTCATAGCATTTGCATGTGCGATGCTAGTCCTTTATTTTGGACTTCAACAGGATCATAAGAAATTGTTCATTTTTAGTTTATTAACTATGGCGATGTTTGTTATTGTGGGGTTCGTAGGTATGTTTCCTGAAATCGTACCGTCCAACGTCGATCCATCATCCAGTATGATCATCCATGACGTTGTTACCCAAGTAAAAAGTGGACAAATCATCTTTATCGTAGCGGTTGTAGCATTCCCTGTTATCATTGGATATCAGGTATGGAAATATAAGAAATTTGCAACAAAATTAGCAAAGGATTTTGAATAG
- a CDS encoding RnfABCDGE type electron transport complex subunit D has translation MATKKIMLWPSARSKFVKDGNMKILMQALWVLTIFMVLQYYYLFAFMYAVKLLLMVVLSIIVTRETEILFYTHDKDIDRQTAKDLIKKSYPEVTAMIYALLIPVGTPLWLVGLGAALATLLGKLLFGGFHHMVFHSSLVGVIVVTLGWSQIVDGVAFMTSFDNYILELLFDNSFFNNTLAIGGNYDPATAANALAALTDETVPFYAIGELFVGLNPGVVGSALVLLLMFVYFVVKKVIDWKIPVIATATFVLTAWIVGLVQQQELVYPLYHLFSGSFLFVAIFVMTDPITTPMPFKGKIVFGVVVGALTVFIRLAGTHEEGVIFAVLFMSMLTPLLNEVFKEKRKAPVKKAGAKA, from the coding sequence ATGGCTACGAAAAAAATAATGTTATGGCCGTCTGCACGAAGCAAGTTCGTTAAAGATGGCAATATGAAGATTCTTATGCAAGCTTTATGGGTGTTAACGATTTTCATGGTCCTTCAATATTACTATTTGTTTGCGTTTATGTATGCCGTTAAGTTGCTGTTGATGGTTGTGCTATCGATTATTGTTACCCGGGAAACCGAGATTTTATTCTATACCCATGATAAAGATATTGATCGGCAAACAGCGAAAGACTTGATCAAGAAATCCTATCCCGAAGTAACCGCAATGATTTATGCGTTGTTGATTCCTGTGGGCACACCATTATGGTTGGTCGGACTTGGTGCCGCATTGGCGACGTTACTTGGTAAATTGCTGTTTGGTGGATTTCATCACATGGTATTCCATTCCTCGTTAGTAGGGGTGATTGTGGTTACACTTGGTTGGAGTCAAATTGTTGATGGTGTTGCGTTTATGACGTCATTTGATAATTATATTTTAGAGTTATTGTTTGACAATTCCTTCTTTAACAATACGTTGGCCATTGGTGGCAATTACGATCCAGCTACAGCGGCAAATGCGTTAGCGGCGTTAACGGATGAAACGGTTCCGTTTTACGCAATCGGTGAGTTGTTTGTCGGACTGAATCCTGGTGTTGTTGGTAGTGCGCTGGTATTGTTGTTAATGTTTGTGTATTTTGTGGTTAAAAAAGTTATTGATTGGAAAATACCTGTTATTGCTACTGCAACATTTGTGCTTACGGCATGGATTGTTGGTCTTGTACAACAACAAGAACTTGTCTATCCACTGTATCACTTATTTAGTGGCTCGTTCTTATTTGTCGCAATCTTTGTTATGACTGATCCGATTACAACACCAATGCCATTTAAAGGTAAGATTGTATTTGGCGTTGTTGTTGGAGCCTTAACGGTGTTTATTCGCTTGGCAGGGACCCATGAAGAAGGGGTCATCTTTGCTGTCTTGTTTATGAGTATGCTAACGCCACTATTAAACGAAGTGTTTAAAGAAAAACGCAAAGCTCCTGTGAAAAAGGCAGGTGCTAAAGCATGA